TTGATGCCGTCCAGTTGAAAGCCTTGAACGGTCAGATCACGAATTTCCAGAAACCGTACGTCGTACAGCGTAATGCCGACAGTCAGGCCGGTATAAGTCAGACGATACCCGCCGAGCCCAAGATTCTTCTCGCTCTTGAAATAGATATGGTCGTCAAACAACGCCCACTCCAACGGCTGCATCGCATCGAGATCTTCCTTCGTGCTGATCGCCGCTTTCTCAAGCGGCTTGTCATCCATGAATAAGATGTTGAACGCTTTCCGCCAAGGACTAAAGCGATACAAGTCCTCCCCAACAACTTCCCAAGCGTCCACCGGCACCAGCGCGGCGCCGTCCAGCGTAGCGCCGTTTCCTTCCAACACGAAAGGGCTGCCGGGAAAACCGCTATGATGGGCCGCTTGAAAGGTAATGGACTCGCGATATGCGACGCCGGTGTTCTTCAGCACGATATGATCCCCTTTTCGCGCCACGCGCAGCGCTTTGGCGATCGAACGAACCGGGCCATCGGCGTTCACGCCTAGCTCTGGCATCGTTCCGATGTGATGATCATCTCCGCGAATGTTGTCGACGTAGATATCACGGGCTGCTGCGACGCTAGCAAGCATCGCAATTCCCAGGATGGTCAGGCAAAATCGCATATCGGCGTTTCTCGTTTCCTGCTGGCAAATCTAGTTCGGGTCATCTCTCTCATCGGCAGAAATTTCGCTTCGACCCAATTAACTCTTAAAATTGATTCAATCAAACCGACCAGCGCAGGAGAAGTTTAATGGAGCGAAGATGGGGAAACCAGCGGATTGAGCTAGCAATCGGCGACATTACCGACCAAAACGTCGACATCGTCGTCAACGCCGCCAACAGTCGACTCGCCGGCGGCGGGGGTGTAGATGGCGCTATCCACGCAGCCGGGGGGCCAGCGATCATGGAAGAAACGCGCCAGCGATACCCGGACGGATGCCCCACCGGCGAGGCAGTGATTAGTTCGGCTGGAAAGCTTTCCGCCCGCTATGTGATCCATGCGGTTGGTCCCTTCTGGCAAGGAGGCGACTCCGGCGAAGAGAAACAGTTGGAAGCCGCCTACACGCGATGCTTGGAACTCGCCGCCGCTCATGACGCAACCAGTATTGTTTTTCCTGCGCTGAGTTGCGGTGCGTACGGCTATCCGCTCGACCTGGCGGCCCGCATCGCGCTGAAGACGGCGATCCTTTGGATCCGCAATCACTCGCAGCCGCGGCTGATCCGCTTTGTCCTCTTCAGCGAAGGGCCTTACAGCGTCTTCGCCGCAGCGCTGGAAGAACTGACCGGGGAAAGCGGAAAACCCCGCTGTGACGAAGACGCCTCGTAACCAAGTCCAGGCGTTACTGCAGGCGGAATACGCTTTGACCCTGTTGCTGCAGGCGGCTAGGATGAGGGAGATCAGCGGTTCCGCCGCCGATTCCCGCCGCTCATTTTTCTCCCTCCTCCCGCCTGACGAGTCGCCGCATGTCGCGTCGAAATATTACGCTGCTGATGGTGGTGTTGGCTGCTTCGTTCACAATGCGAAGTCAGGCCGCCGATGAGCCGCAAGAGTTCCCTCCCGCCGACGTCGAGTTCTTTGAAAAAGAAGTCCGTCCGCTTCTGGTGAAGCACTGCTACGAATGCCACAGCGCCGAAGCGGAGCAGCCTGCCGGCAATCTGCGTCTTGATTCACGCGCTGCAATCTTGAGCGGCGGCGATAGCGGCGCCGCGATCGAAGTTGGACAGCCTGACGAAAGCCTATTGGTCGACGCCATCAATTGGGGCGATCTGTACGAGATGCCGCCGAAGTCCAAGATGTCGGACGCTGAGATCGCAACGCTCACGCGCTGGGTCAAGCTTGGCGCTCCCTGGCCCCAAGAAGCAGGCCCCGCATTTGTCAAAAAGGTGTTCGACCTCGACGCGCGCAAGTCGCAACACTGGGCCTGGCGCCCCCTCGCACATCCGCTTCCGCCCAAGGTGACGCACGCCGAGTGGCCACGCGACAACATTGACCGTTTTGTGTTGGCGAAGCTTGAGCAAAACAAGATCACTCCCAACGAGCCGGCCGCAGGAAGAACCTGGTTGCGCCGCGTGTACTTTGACCTGATCGGCCTGCCGCCGACTCCAGCAGAGATCGACGCCTATTTGGCCAATACGTCTCCCGGCGCCAAAGCCCAGGTAGTCGACCGCCTGCTCGCTTCGCCGCAGTACGGTGAGAAATGGGCGCGACACTGGCTCGACCTGATGCGCTACGGCGAATCGCGCGGCCATGAGTTTGACTACGACATTCCCAACGTTCACGAGTATCGCGATTATGTGATCCGCGCCCTGAACAACGACCTGCCGTACGACGAGTTTGTCATCGAGCATCTCGCCGGCGACCTGCTGGAGCAGCCCCGCCTGCATCCCGACGAACAATTCAACGAGTCGGTTTTGGGAACCGGATTTTGGCATCTGGGCGAATGGGTCCACTCGCCGGTCGACATTCGCAAAGACGAAGCCGATCGCTTTGACAACATGGTCGACGTGATGGGCAAGTCGTTCATGGCGCTGACGATCGCTTGTGCTCGCTGCCATGATCACAAGTTCGACGCGATCTCCCAGGCCGACTACTACCGCCAATTCGGGTTCCTGCAAAGCTCTGAGTATCGTCAGGTCCGCTTCGAAACGATGGAGCAAAACGGCCAGGTCGCCGCGCAACTGGCGCAGCTAGACGAACAAAAGCGCGCCGCACTGGCGCAAGCGCTGCGTGAAGCGGCCAGCGCCCGTCAGGCGAAGTGGAAGTCGCTTTACCTGGCCGCTCGTATCGTGTTGCAAACGCCAGACGCCGATCGCACCGCGATCGCCGAGCAACACAACATCTCGGTCGAGCAGCTATCCGGCTTGGTCCGTCAACTGCAACAAGCGGCCGGCGAACCTCCGCATCCGCTCCATCCGTTTGGGAAGTTGGCGACCATGGCCGACGACCAGCGAACCGAAACGCTTCGTCCGTTCCTCTTGGGGGAAGCGCTCGTCGCAGAGCCCCAGGAGCCGGTCGCGCAGACGGTCATTGATTTCGGTCAAGCCGACGAAAAACAGTGGCGCACCAACGGCTATGCGTTTGGCTTGGCGCCGCAGCGGATCGGCCAATTGCAGCTGTCGGCGGCAGGATTGCCGATCGGCGTTCGCACCGATGGCGCCGCCGCGCGTGACGCTCGCTGGAACAAGCTGGGTCGCGCCAAAGACGTGCAGCACGAACAAGGCAAAATCGCCAACTGGGATCAGGCAGGCCGCACCGTTCGCACGCCCACGTTCGAACTGACCGATGGCCGCGTCTATTATCTGGTTCGCGGCAGCGGTCGCGCCTTCGCCGTGATCGACTCCCACCGCATGATCAACGGACCGCTGCATGGCGCGTCACTCCATACTTGGAAACAGGACGCCGCCGCTGGCCCACAATGGTTCACCCAAGACCTGCGCGACTACCAAGGGCATCGCATCCATCTAGAGTTCTCGCCGGAAGGGGACGAACCGCTGGAGATCTTGCAAGTCGCCGAAGGCGCCGCGGCTCCTCGCGATGCTGCTCCAACCACCGTTCCCTTGGCTAGACAACTCCTGCTCTCCACTCAAGCCGACGCCGCAGAGTCGAGCGACGATCAACAGATTGCAATCGCCTTCGCCAACGCTTTGACCAGCGCCGCCGCTTCGATCGGCGACTCGCAACAACTCGCCGCCGCGCCGCTCGCCGATTGGCTCGTGAAAAACCGGAGCTTGATCTTCGACCATGATCGTGACCTCGATATCCAACTGCGTCAGATCGCAAAGAATCACCAAACCCTGGAAGCCGAACTCGTCCAGCAGATTCGCTTTCGCTCGCGTCTAGCGCCGGCGATGTGGGATGGTTCTGGTGAAAACGAACGCGTGATGATTCGCGGCGCGACAAAGAACTTGGGAGACGAAGCGCAGCGCGGACTGCCGGTCGCGCTGGGCGGCAGTCACGAGTTTGACGCTTTGGGCAGCGGTCGCTTGCAGATGGCCCACGAGATGATGTCGCCTGACAATCCGTTCGCATCGCGGGTGATCGTCAATCGGCTCTGGCATCACTTGCTGGGACGCGGGATCGTCGCGTCGGTCGACAACTTCGGCGTCCTCGGCGAAGAGCCGACCCATCCCGAATTGCTCGATTATCTGGCCAACGAATTTATCGCCGACGATTGGTCGCTGAAGCGGATGCTTCGCCGCATCGTGCTGACGCAAACTTACGCGATGTCGAGCCAGCCAGGCGGTCCCGAAGAGGCGCTCGATCCTCATGACAAGCTGCTGCATCGGATGCGGATTCGTCGCTTGACCGGCGAAGCGATTCGCGACGAAGTCCTCGCGATCAGCGGCCGCTTGGA
The nucleotide sequence above comes from Blastopirellula sp. J2-11. Encoded proteins:
- a CDS encoding right-handed parallel beta-helix repeat-containing protein produces the protein MRFCLTILGIAMLASVAAARDIYVDNIRGDDHHIGTMPELGVNADGPVRSIAKALRVARKGDHIVLKNTGVAYRESITFQAAHHSGFPGSPFVLEGNGATLDGAALVPVDAWEVVGEDLYRFSPWRKAFNILFMDDKPLEKAAISTKEDLDAMQPLEWALFDDHIYFKSEKNLGLGGYRLTYTGLTVGITLYDVRFLEIRDLTVQGFQLDGINAHDNAFEVQLKRITARGNGRSGVSIGGASRVDVTGALIGNNGVAQLRSEGYCQVSIKQSDLLDNTGPSIQREGGKVEVDGKPYQVEPVAEVQQASAEEEIDHAEIDVYVPVNYLEKVLSRFDVTTK
- a CDS encoding macro domain-containing protein, translating into MERRWGNQRIELAIGDITDQNVDIVVNAANSRLAGGGGVDGAIHAAGGPAIMEETRQRYPDGCPTGEAVISSAGKLSARYVIHAVGPFWQGGDSGEEKQLEAAYTRCLELAAAHDATSIVFPALSCGAYGYPLDLAARIALKTAILWIRNHSQPRLIRFVLFSEGPYSVFAAALEELTGESGKPRCDEDAS
- a CDS encoding PSD1 and planctomycete cytochrome C domain-containing protein, producing the protein MSRRNITLLMVVLAASFTMRSQAADEPQEFPPADVEFFEKEVRPLLVKHCYECHSAEAEQPAGNLRLDSRAAILSGGDSGAAIEVGQPDESLLVDAINWGDLYEMPPKSKMSDAEIATLTRWVKLGAPWPQEAGPAFVKKVFDLDARKSQHWAWRPLAHPLPPKVTHAEWPRDNIDRFVLAKLEQNKITPNEPAAGRTWLRRVYFDLIGLPPTPAEIDAYLANTSPGAKAQVVDRLLASPQYGEKWARHWLDLMRYGESRGHEFDYDIPNVHEYRDYVIRALNNDLPYDEFVIEHLAGDLLEQPRLHPDEQFNESVLGTGFWHLGEWVHSPVDIRKDEADRFDNMVDVMGKSFMALTIACARCHDHKFDAISQADYYRQFGFLQSSEYRQVRFETMEQNGQVAAQLAQLDEQKRAALAQALREAASARQAKWKSLYLAARIVLQTPDADRTAIAEQHNISVEQLSGLVRQLQQAAGEPPHPLHPFGKLATMADDQRTETLRPFLLGEALVAEPQEPVAQTVIDFGQADEKQWRTNGYAFGLAPQRIGQLQLSAAGLPIGVRTDGAAARDARWNKLGRAKDVQHEQGKIANWDQAGRTVRTPTFELTDGRVYYLVRGSGRAFAVIDSHRMINGPLHGASLHTWKQDAAAGPQWFTQDLRDYQGHRIHLEFSPEGDEPLEILQVAEGAAAPRDAAPTTVPLARQLLLSTQADAAESSDDQQIAIAFANALTSAAASIGDSQQLAAAPLADWLVKNRSLIFDHDRDLDIQLRQIAKNHQTLEAELVQQIRFRSRLAPAMWDGSGENERVMIRGATKNLGDEAQRGLPVALGGSHEFDALGSGRLQMAHEMMSPDNPFASRVIVNRLWHHLLGRGIVASVDNFGVLGEEPTHPELLDYLANEFIADDWSLKRMLRRIVLTQTYAMSSQPGGPEEALDPHDKLLHRMRIRRLTGEAIRDEVLAISGRLDLQMYGASVPTYLTEFMQGRGRPASGPIDGAGRRSVYLSIRRNFLSPTMLAFDVPQPASTVGRRNQSNVPAQALILLNDPMIYAEAQRWGAKVAQDPAPRTERIATMFVTALGRPPYDEEAAAAASYFTERAEQMQLSAAAADKSVEIWGDLAHTLFNLKDFIYIR